From Pueribacillus theae, one genomic window encodes:
- a CDS encoding VOC family protein: SRHNCFIAFCALSEAKGMDINMESTFKPNGYNSLSPYFVVDGAQKFVDLMVNLFNAKELRRYDMPDGTIMHLEIQIDDTVIMVGDSSEQFPTNHLLVHVYVSNVDEVFSKALELGCAPIEEPKEREGDPDRRGSFRDFAGNIWSVATQI; the protein is encoded by the coding sequence CTCGAGGCACAATTGTTTCATAGCGTTTTGTGCCTTGAGCGAAGCGAAAGGAATGGATATAAACATGGAAAGCACTTTTAAACCAAATGGATATAATTCATTGTCTCCTTATTTTGTAGTAGACGGTGCTCAGAAATTTGTTGACTTGATGGTGAATTTGTTTAATGCAAAAGAACTGAGACGATATGATATGCCTGATGGAACAATCATGCATCTGGAAATTCAGATTGACGATACTGTGATTATGGTTGGGGATTCTTCGGAACAATTCCCGACGAATCATTTACTAGTTCATGTTTATGTTTCTAATGTAGATGAAGTGTTTAGTAAAGCACTTGAGTTAGGGTGTGCTCCTATCGAAGAACCTAAGGAAAGAGAAGGGGATCCCGATAGAAGAGGGTCATTTCGAGACTTTGCAGGAAACATTTGGTCTGTCGCGACCCAAATCTAG
- a CDS encoding DUF3221 domain-containing protein, translating to MKRLLVFFLLISSMLVVTGCGSNKSDTSEKDTGVSIRGTIEEVEELKGVEGKQILVEGEKEKDTEYDKASVKVTEDTKVFSLKDGEKVKALMQELQKGLLVEVIFVGSVAESYPVQATASQIIILK from the coding sequence ATGAAAAGGCTATTGGTTTTCTTTCTTCTGATAAGTAGTATGCTCGTTGTCACAGGCTGCGGTAGCAATAAAAGTGATACAAGCGAGAAAGATACAGGCGTTTCAATCCGTGGAACAATTGAAGAAGTAGAAGAATTAAAAGGGGTTGAGGGCAAACAAATTTTAGTCGAAGGAGAAAAGGAGAAAGACACTGAGTACGATAAAGCAAGCGTGAAAGTAACGGAGGATACGAAAGTTTTCTCGTTAAAAGATGGCGAAAAGGTTAAGGCATTGATGCAGGAATTACAAAAAGGACTGCTTGTTGAAGTTATATTTGTCGGTTCGGTTGCTGAGTCATATCCAGTTCAGGCGACAGCTAGTCAAATTATCATTTTGAAATAG
- a CDS encoding MBL fold metallo-hydrolase, protein MKATQISDHIWSLKTWIMIPIHVWIVIDEDGVTLIDAGIPQMANGILKFIKRLQAGPLKRILLTHGHSDHVGSIKRILQTYPVPVYAHRIEIPYMEGDLPYPRRKKAVQFVTKGLSQALQQNEQGNFHTIGGLKPYFTPGHSPGHVAYYHEKDQVLLAGDLFTSKNGNLKRPMPIFTADMQEAIRSSSILLDLNPKRLEICHGDSVYSPADQLASYQNKYKNQ, encoded by the coding sequence ATGAAAGCCACGCAAATTTCGGATCATATTTGGAGTTTAAAAACGTGGATAATGATTCCTATTCATGTGTGGATTGTTATTGACGAGGACGGAGTTACTTTAATCGATGCAGGAATACCGCAAATGGCGAATGGAATTTTGAAATTTATTAAGAGGCTGCAAGCGGGTCCGCTGAAAAGAATTTTACTGACCCACGGACATTCTGACCATGTAGGCTCAATAAAACGGATCTTACAAACTTATCCCGTTCCTGTATATGCTCATCGTATTGAAATTCCCTATATGGAAGGGGATTTGCCATACCCACGCAGAAAGAAGGCTGTGCAATTCGTTACAAAGGGATTGTCGCAAGCTTTACAGCAAAATGAACAAGGAAATTTTCACACGATAGGCGGTCTAAAGCCTTACTTCACTCCGGGCCACTCACCAGGTCATGTAGCTTATTACCATGAAAAAGATCAAGTGCTGCTCGCCGGAGACTTGTTTACCTCGAAGAATGGAAATCTTAAACGTCCTATGCCCATTTTTACTGCGGATATGCAAGAGGCAATACGAAGCAGTAGTATTTTATTAGATTTAAATCCGAAGCGACTAGAAATTTGCCATGGTGATTCTGTATATTCTCCTGCGGATCAACTTGCTTCCTATCAAAATAAATATAAGAACCAGTAG
- a CDS encoding CaiB/BaiF CoA transferase family protein, with amino-acid sequence MSGPLVGIKVLDLSRVLAGPYCTMTLGDLGADVIKVESPGGSDDTRHWGPPFQNNVSAYYLCANRNKRAITVNLKSEKGRQIIKDLAKQSDVLIHNFKYGTMEKWGLDYDSLKSINPGLIYCGITGFGKTGPYKHLPGYDFVIQAMSGLMSITGTEESGPMKVGVAISDVLTGMNAVIGILAALNERNQSGLGQSIDLALFDSQVSALVNAASNYLVSGKVPKRLGNEHPNIVPYQTFKTKDREMAIAVGNDGQFKRMCSAMGLDSLPSDERFLTNEKRLENRKVLTSILSDAFQQENASHWQSLLNQAGVPCGPINDMKAVFDEEQIQARNMLVEVDHPEAGKVSLVGSPIHYSRTPVSVRKHPPMVGEHTEEVLKELGLKEYEINSLKAEKVI; translated from the coding sequence ATGAGCGGACCTTTAGTTGGAATTAAAGTTCTCGATTTAAGCCGGGTGCTTGCCGGCCCATACTGCACGATGACCTTAGGCGATCTTGGCGCTGACGTGATTAAGGTAGAATCGCCAGGCGGAAGCGACGATACACGTCATTGGGGACCGCCATTCCAAAACAATGTAAGTGCCTACTATTTATGCGCGAACCGCAACAAAAGGGCAATTACAGTCAACTTGAAATCGGAAAAAGGACGTCAAATTATTAAAGATTTAGCGAAGCAGTCAGATGTATTAATCCATAATTTTAAATATGGTACGATGGAAAAGTGGGGATTGGATTACGATAGCTTAAAATCTATCAATCCTGGCTTGATCTATTGCGGAATCACCGGATTTGGCAAAACAGGCCCCTATAAGCATCTGCCTGGCTATGACTTCGTTATTCAAGCGATGAGTGGGCTGATGAGCATCACAGGTACTGAAGAATCAGGTCCAATGAAAGTAGGTGTTGCGATTTCTGATGTGTTGACTGGGATGAATGCGGTGATTGGCATTTTAGCTGCGCTTAACGAGAGGAATCAGTCCGGTTTGGGGCAAAGCATCGATTTAGCTTTATTTGATTCACAAGTAAGCGCGCTCGTAAACGCAGCCAGCAATTACCTTGTTTCCGGAAAAGTACCGAAACGTTTGGGGAATGAGCATCCAAATATTGTTCCTTACCAAACATTTAAGACAAAAGATCGTGAAATGGCCATCGCTGTCGGGAATGACGGCCAGTTCAAGCGTATGTGTTCAGCCATGGGATTGGACAGCCTCCCATCAGATGAGCGTTTTCTAACGAATGAAAAACGTTTGGAAAATAGGAAAGTTTTGACATCGATTCTTTCCGATGCGTTTCAACAAGAAAATGCTTCACATTGGCAATCGTTACTAAACCAAGCGGGAGTACCATGTGGTCCAATCAATGACATGAAAGCCGTTTTTGATGAAGAACAAATCCAGGCACGAAATATGCTTGTCGAAGTTGACCATCCTGAAGCAGGGAAAGTTTCACTCGTTGGCAGCCCGATTCATTACTCTCGGACGCCGGTTTCGGTAAGGAAACACCCGCCGATGGTTGGTGAACATACAGAAGAAGTGTTGAAAGAGCTTGGTTTGAAAGAATATGAAATCAATTCATTAAAGGCTGAAAAAGTTATTTGA
- a CDS encoding acyl-CoA dehydrogenase family protein, producing MDFNLSKEQEMLRDMVRSFVDKEINPYMKEWDEQGHFDMGIMKRLGELDLMGVCIPEEYGGAGMDYNSLAIVCEELERGDTAYRTAVSVHTGLNSMTLLQWGTEEQKQKYLVPQAKGEKFGAFGLTEPNAGSDVAAMNTTATKEGDYYVLNGQKTWISLCDVADHFLVFAYTDKSKKHRGISAFIVERTWEGFSSKAIKGKLGIRGGNTGELFFDNVKVPKENLLGEEGEGFKIAMSALDNGRFTVAAGACGIISACLEESVKYCEERKTFGVEIGQHQLVKQMIANMEAKLHMSRLLVYRAGELKNAGKRNTRETSLAKWQACNFANESANDAVQIHGAYGYSNEYPVERHLRNSKAPVIYEGTREIHTLMQADYVLGYREDKPLRKMLPAWKGNE from the coding sequence ATGGATTTTAATCTTTCAAAAGAACAAGAAATGCTTAGAGACATGGTTCGCAGCTTCGTAGACAAGGAAATCAACCCATACATGAAAGAATGGGACGAACAAGGCCATTTTGACATGGGGATTATGAAACGCCTTGGCGAACTTGATTTGATGGGTGTATGCATCCCTGAAGAATACGGTGGAGCTGGCATGGATTACAACTCGCTTGCGATTGTCTGTGAAGAGCTTGAGCGTGGTGATACCGCTTACCGTACTGCTGTTTCTGTGCATACTGGACTTAACAGCATGACGCTTCTCCAATGGGGGACTGAAGAGCAAAAACAAAAATACCTTGTCCCTCAAGCAAAAGGCGAAAAATTCGGCGCTTTCGGCTTAACTGAGCCTAACGCAGGTTCTGACGTTGCGGCAATGAACACGACAGCAACAAAAGAAGGCGACTACTACGTATTAAACGGCCAAAAAACATGGATTTCTCTCTGTGATGTCGCTGATCATTTCCTTGTGTTCGCTTATACTGACAAAAGTAAAAAACACCGTGGCATCTCTGCATTCATTGTCGAACGCACTTGGGAAGGCTTCTCATCTAAAGCCATTAAAGGAAAACTCGGTATTCGCGGAGGAAACACCGGAGAATTGTTCTTCGATAACGTAAAAGTTCCGAAAGAAAACTTGCTCGGAGAAGAAGGCGAAGGCTTCAAAATTGCCATGTCAGCGCTTGACAATGGACGTTTTACAGTAGCGGCAGGCGCTTGCGGCATCATCTCCGCTTGTTTGGAAGAAAGTGTGAAATACTGTGAAGAGCGTAAAACATTTGGTGTAGAAATCGGCCAGCATCAACTTGTCAAACAAATGATCGCAAACATGGAAGCAAAACTTCACATGAGCCGCCTTCTTGTCTATCGTGCTGGCGAGCTTAAAAACGCAGGAAAACGCAACACGAGAGAAACATCACTTGCAAAATGGCAAGCATGTAACTTTGCGAACGAGTCTGCAAATGATGCCGTTCAAATTCACGGCGCATACGGATACTCAAACGAATATCCAGTCGAACGCCATCTTAGAAACTCAAAAGCTCCAGTGATTTACGAAGGAACTCGTGAAATTCACACGCTCATGCAAGCAGACTACGTACTTGGCTACCGTGAAGACAAACCACTCCGTAAAATGCTTCCGGCATGGAAAGGAAACGAGTAA
- a CDS encoding DUF3870 domain-containing protein, whose protein sequence is MEIIHTYFVAGHARLPQGMAAKSVFDTLTITAEIDKKYGVILEASCTLATEHGRDFIGSLLRGISLKDGVDYPVRLIEEHYKGKATNALVAAFKDLHAKYEETL, encoded by the coding sequence TTGGAAATCATTCATACATATTTTGTAGCAGGGCACGCAAGGCTTCCACAAGGAATGGCCGCAAAAAGCGTCTTTGATACGCTAACCATTACAGCTGAAATTGACAAGAAATACGGCGTTATCCTCGAAGCATCTTGTACACTGGCAACAGAGCATGGCCGGGATTTTATTGGCAGCCTGCTCCGTGGAATTAGTTTGAAAGATGGTGTGGATTATCCAGTCCGCCTTATCGAAGAACATTATAAAGGCAAAGCAACAAATGCCCTTGTCGCAGCATTTAAAGACTTGCATGCGAAGTATGAAGAAACGTTATAA
- a CDS encoding sodium:solute symporter family transporter — MPTVKSSPTFSVAAYVSFPFIMKATGGFPDAIINATKVVEKPDLLSWHGITGPNAYMGTPAEVIIWAIILGLVWGSVVAISPWQSSRYLMAKNEHVAIRSGVWAMISIITIYLFLHLSITTVNNIKPDIDPTEKVFIWAAMNIVPTWLGVIIVSGIMAAALSSCATFLQLIGSSIARDILEQSRGTSYSDRTLLNVSRISMVIISIIILLIGLWQPPSVMWIGYFAATLFAASWGPVAFSSVFSKKVTKEGAFWSIIIGFLGVIFGELLGKWGVALPVYLNPVIIGVILSGITLMIGSRFGTITEEERAYQERLHQRSIDENEEKEMAITRKYPAYLMISGVLIIVITFVFYYWPLTLAG; from the coding sequence ATGCCAACTGTAAAATCTTCGCCAACCTTTTCAGTGGCAGCTTATGTTTCATTCCCCTTTATCATGAAAGCAACAGGCGGATTTCCTGATGCTATAATTAACGCTACGAAAGTTGTTGAAAAACCTGATTTATTAAGTTGGCATGGCATTACAGGTCCGAACGCGTATATGGGAACACCGGCTGAAGTCATTATTTGGGCTATCATTTTAGGCTTAGTTTGGGGATCCGTTGTCGCAATTAGCCCTTGGCAAAGCAGCCGTTATTTAATGGCAAAAAATGAACATGTAGCCATTCGTTCAGGTGTATGGGCGATGATTTCAATTATCACTATTTATTTATTTTTACATCTTAGTATTACAACCGTTAACAATATTAAACCTGACATAGACCCAACAGAAAAAGTATTTATATGGGCAGCAATGAATATTGTCCCAACATGGCTTGGTGTAATTATAGTTAGCGGAATTATGGCAGCAGCGCTTTCATCCTGTGCAACTTTCTTACAATTAATTGGAAGCAGCATCGCCAGAGATATTCTTGAGCAATCACGCGGTACAAGCTATTCAGATAGGACTTTATTAAATGTAAGCCGGATTTCCATGGTTATCATCAGTATTATTATTCTACTAATCGGCCTATGGCAGCCACCATCTGTTATGTGGATTGGCTATTTCGCGGCAACTTTATTTGCTGCTTCGTGGGGGCCTGTCGCATTTTCCAGCGTATTTTCTAAAAAGGTAACAAAAGAAGGCGCCTTTTGGAGTATTATTATAGGATTTCTCGGGGTTATTTTCGGAGAATTACTTGGAAAATGGGGCGTTGCACTGCCAGTGTATTTAAATCCCGTAATTATCGGAGTTATACTTAGTGGCATTACTCTAATGATTGGTTCCCGTTTTGGAACGATTACAGAAGAGGAACGGGCATATCAAGAACGATTGCATCAGCGCTCAATAGACGAAAATGAAGAGAAAGAAATGGCAATTACTCGCAAATATCCAGCGTATTTAATGATTAGCGGCGTACTCATTATCGTGATCACATTCGTATTCTACTATTGGCCTCTTACATTAGCTGGTTAA
- a CDS encoding fumarylacetoacetate hydrolase family protein, producing MKLATAVINGKPTIGVIIGETFFDLHAATNGSLPKTMLEAIRLGDDFIKKVTELQETMDGKGIPLSEIKLLAPIPRPAKNIFCVGKNYVDHAIEMGSKDDIPTAPMVFSKTPTTVIGPNERIPLHKEVTEQLDYEGELAVIIGKRGKAIKREEAMDYVFGYTIINDVTARDLQKRHKQFLIGKSLDGSCPMGPVIVHKSQITDPHDLKIVTKINGEVRQNASTSQFIFDIPELISVLSKGMTLEPGDIIATGTPSGVGAGFNPPKVLSAGDVVEITIEGIGTLANRVDTE from the coding sequence ATGAAGCTTGCCACTGCAGTAATAAATGGAAAACCAACAATTGGAGTCATCATTGGAGAAACATTTTTTGATTTGCATGCCGCTACAAATGGCTCTTTGCCAAAAACGATGCTCGAAGCGATTCGCCTAGGTGACGATTTTATTAAAAAAGTAACAGAGTTGCAAGAAACAATGGATGGTAAAGGGATTCCTCTTTCAGAAATCAAACTTCTTGCACCAATTCCAAGACCGGCAAAAAATATTTTTTGCGTTGGAAAAAACTACGTTGATCACGCGATTGAAATGGGCAGCAAAGATGATATCCCGACAGCGCCGATGGTTTTTTCAAAAACGCCGACAACTGTTATTGGCCCCAATGAACGGATCCCCCTTCATAAAGAAGTGACTGAACAGCTCGATTATGAAGGGGAGCTGGCTGTTATTATAGGAAAACGGGGCAAGGCAATCAAACGGGAAGAGGCAATGGACTATGTTTTTGGCTATACCATTATTAATGATGTGACCGCAAGGGATTTGCAAAAGCGCCATAAACAATTTTTGATCGGAAAAAGTCTTGATGGTTCTTGCCCAATGGGTCCTGTTATTGTGCATAAGTCACAAATTACAGATCCGCACGACTTAAAAATTGTGACAAAGATAAACGGGGAGGTGCGCCAAAACGCTTCAACTTCACAGTTTATCTTCGACATACCAGAACTGATTTCCGTGTTATCAAAGGGAATGACCTTGGAGCCGGGAGATATTATCGCTACAGGAACACCTTCTGGTGTAGGGGCAGGATTTAATCCGCCGAAGGTGCTTTCTGCTGGCGATGTTGTGGAAATTACAATTGAAGGGATTGGCACTTTAGCAAATAGGGTAGACACCGAGTAA
- a CDS encoding NAD-dependent succinate-semialdehyde dehydrogenase gives MDKLLYINGSWTGENLDKVEVKNPATGELVGTVPNAGKKETREAIAAAYDAFPTWSKLTAYERAGYLEKLYDLMIESADEMGELMTREMGKPLGEAIGEVKYAADFIKWFAEEGKRVYGRTIPSHVDNKRMLVTKQPVGVVGAITPWNFPAAMITRKLGPALASGCTFIVKPPNETPLTAIMLVELCEKAGIPKGVVNLVTGEASEIGEEMLTNPHVSKITFTGSTEVGKLLLKQGADQVKKMSMELGGHAPIIVLDDADIDKAVNGALLSKFRNGGQTCICGNRIYVQEGIHDEFVEKFVAEASKLKVGNGLEEGIDIGPVISKKGYEKIDRHVQNAIKQGADCVLGGQGKVEGDTYFYNPTILTGVQPGMIIMNEETFGPVAPIQKVKTIEEAVKYANQTHYGLAAYVFTENYKKGIEVAESLQYGIVGWNDGVPSAPQSPFGGMKQSGLGREGGSEGIEEYLETKYIAVGL, from the coding sequence ATGGATAAATTACTCTACATAAATGGTTCGTGGACGGGAGAAAACTTAGACAAAGTTGAAGTGAAAAATCCCGCAACAGGTGAGCTGGTCGGTACGGTCCCCAATGCAGGAAAAAAAGAAACGCGAGAAGCCATTGCGGCGGCTTATGATGCATTTCCAACATGGTCGAAGTTAACGGCGTATGAGCGGGCCGGGTACTTAGAGAAGCTGTATGATTTAATGATTGAATCTGCAGATGAAATGGGGGAACTGATGACGCGGGAAATGGGGAAACCGCTAGGCGAAGCAATCGGTGAAGTGAAGTACGCGGCAGATTTTATTAAATGGTTTGCCGAGGAAGGAAAGCGCGTCTATGGAAGGACAATTCCTTCTCATGTTGATAATAAGCGTATGCTCGTAACGAAGCAGCCGGTCGGCGTCGTTGGGGCGATTACACCGTGGAATTTCCCTGCCGCCATGATTACGAGAAAGCTTGGACCGGCGCTTGCTTCAGGCTGTACGTTCATCGTGAAGCCACCGAATGAAACGCCATTAACTGCAATAATGCTCGTTGAACTGTGTGAAAAAGCGGGTATCCCTAAAGGGGTCGTAAACCTCGTAACAGGCGAAGCATCGGAAATCGGTGAAGAAATGCTCACGAATCCTCACGTAAGCAAGATCACATTTACCGGATCTACTGAGGTCGGGAAGTTGCTGTTAAAGCAAGGAGCCGATCAAGTGAAAAAAATGTCGATGGAACTCGGCGGGCATGCCCCTATCATTGTGCTTGATGATGCAGATATCGACAAAGCGGTTAACGGGGCATTGTTATCAAAATTCCGCAATGGCGGTCAAACTTGCATTTGCGGAAACCGGATTTACGTCCAGGAAGGCATTCACGACGAGTTTGTTGAAAAATTTGTTGCTGAAGCTTCCAAGCTGAAAGTTGGCAATGGCCTTGAAGAAGGAATTGACATCGGTCCAGTTATAAGCAAAAAAGGCTACGAAAAAATTGACAGGCATGTGCAAAACGCGATCAAACAAGGAGCTGACTGTGTATTAGGTGGGCAAGGAAAAGTAGAAGGCGACACGTATTTCTACAATCCGACGATTTTAACAGGCGTCCAACCAGGCATGATTATTATGAATGAAGAAACATTTGGCCCTGTTGCCCCGATTCAAAAAGTGAAAACGATCGAAGAGGCTGTGAAATATGCAAATCAAACCCATTACGGGCTCGCTGCTTACGTGTTTACGGAAAACTACAAAAAGGGAATTGAAGTAGCCGAAAGCCTTCAATATGGGATTGTCGGCTGGAATGATGGCGTGCCGTCAGCGCCGCAGTCTCCATTTGGCGGAATGAAACAGAGCGGGCTTGGACGCGAGGGCGGAAGCGAAGGAATTGAAGAGTATTTAGAAACAAAATATATTGCAGTAGGATTGTAA
- a CDS encoding SDR family oxidoreductase has protein sequence MDFGLKGKTALVLASSKGLGKATAMKFAEEGANVMISSRNEEELQKTADEIREKTGANIAYKVCDIMDNEQIVDLVYETGNRFGTIDILVNNAGGPPAGNFDDFADQDWVNAFELTLLSVVRTVRAVLPYMRKQKGGRIVNIASSSFKQPIENLTLSNTFRTGIMGLGKSLSQELAKDNILINTIGPGRIETDRIIELNQKTADSKGISLEEVRAQSEAMIPLGRYGTPEEFANILVFLCSEANTYVTGQAILVDGGLIKAM, from the coding sequence ATGGATTTCGGTTTAAAAGGAAAAACAGCACTTGTCCTTGCATCGAGCAAAGGCCTTGGAAAAGCAACCGCGATGAAATTCGCCGAAGAAGGCGCAAATGTCATGATTTCTAGCAGAAATGAGGAAGAACTTCAAAAAACAGCCGACGAAATCCGCGAAAAAACAGGCGCAAACATTGCTTACAAAGTTTGTGACATCATGGATAACGAGCAAATCGTCGATCTCGTTTACGAAACGGGCAATCGTTTTGGCACGATTGATATTTTAGTGAATAATGCAGGAGGTCCACCGGCTGGGAATTTTGACGATTTTGCTGACCAAGATTGGGTAAATGCTTTCGAATTAACCCTTTTAAGCGTCGTCCGGACAGTGAGAGCAGTATTGCCTTATATGCGAAAGCAAAAAGGCGGCCGTATTGTGAATATCGCTTCGTCATCTTTCAAACAGCCGATTGAAAATTTAACTCTGTCGAATACGTTTAGAACCGGGATCATGGGTCTCGGAAAAAGCCTTTCCCAAGAGCTTGCGAAAGACAATATTCTAATTAATACGATAGGCCCCGGAAGAATTGAAACGGATCGCATCATTGAGCTTAATCAGAAAACAGCTGATTCAAAAGGAATAAGCCTTGAGGAAGTAAGAGCACAATCTGAGGCCATGATTCCGCTAGGGAGATACGGGACACCTGAAGAATTTGCGAACATCCTCGTGTTTCTCTGCTCAGAAGCCAATACATATGTAACAGGACAAGCAATTTTAGTTGATGGCGGACTAATAAAAGCAATGTAA
- a CDS encoding YisL family protein, which translates to MPYAAFYHSHVTSWALTLLFFLISYLLLRSGNEKGQKITHMILRLFFILTIITGAGLVIKLNFMLIAIIKMLVAIWLIASMELILTKGKKRQPTGGLWIQFLISIIVVFIIGYGFI; encoded by the coding sequence TTGCCTTATGCTGCATTTTACCATTCCCATGTGACATCATGGGCGCTTACATTGCTTTTCTTTTTGATTAGCTATTTATTGCTTCGTTCTGGGAACGAAAAAGGACAGAAAATCACCCACATGATTTTGCGTCTTTTCTTCATTTTGACGATTATTACGGGAGCAGGACTTGTTATTAAACTAAACTTCATGCTTATCGCCATCATCAAAATGCTCGTAGCCATTTGGCTCATCGCTTCAATGGAACTTATCCTTACTAAAGGGAAAAAAAGGCAACCAACAGGTGGTCTGTGGATTCAATTTCTAATCTCCATCATTGTCGTATTTATCATTGGATACGGGTTTATTTAA